A window of the Verrucomicrobiia bacterium genome harbors these coding sequences:
- a CDS encoding polymer-forming cytoskeletal protein, with product MFAQDTSRPTTRKKGRITPTPPAVTVENDSVRVIVGENEIIVETPYGKTKAIPIPPIPPEEALEMSRLKALQGQKKYEKSGFVLGDSVFLEEPPEVEKSYRSRLSTGDRVTFGRTIRVDEDEEITGDVVAIFGRAGIEGKVNGDVVVPFGSVYLGPRAEVDGDVVTGRLDKEEGAVIRGNLVTVGVSDRGIGVIKGAPPALVYKGKRYDFYDDGAPFANLPIFLVVTILSTGVLLLIYILTWALVPQRVETVRNQLTGGFLKSFFIGFLGVLAILPVFILLLVTIIGIPVALIVLPLALILATFLGDTSICLAVGERIKKTLNFTTESKIFLIAAGLLVLEIPFILGALLLIMEGAAVGMAIFLLIFGGLLNLVLWMVGFGAVILTRFGGRTKLAAAVPPPPPAAPVFPQPSTPPAGA from the coding sequence GTGTTTGCGCAGGACACCAGCCGGCCGACCACCCGGAAAAAGGGCCGCATCACCCCCACACCGCCCGCCGTAACCGTCGAAAACGATTCCGTGCGGGTGATTGTCGGCGAAAATGAAATAATTGTCGAAACCCCCTACGGGAAAACCAAGGCGATTCCGATTCCCCCCATCCCCCCTGAGGAAGCGTTGGAAATGAGCCGTTTGAAAGCTTTGCAAGGCCAGAAAAAATATGAAAAAAGCGGCTTTGTTCTGGGAGATTCTGTCTTTTTGGAGGAGCCGCCGGAGGTGGAAAAAAGCTACCGGTCCCGGCTTTCCACCGGGGACCGGGTAACCTTTGGCCGCACCATCCGGGTGGATGAGGATGAAGAAATAACCGGCGACGTGGTGGCCATCTTCGGCCGGGCGGGAATTGAGGGGAAGGTCAACGGCGACGTGGTGGTCCCCTTCGGATCGGTCTACTTGGGCCCGAGGGCTGAAGTGGACGGGGACGTGGTCACCGGGCGTTTGGACAAGGAGGAGGGGGCGGTCATCCGCGGCAATTTGGTTACGGTGGGGGTTTCCGATCGGGGTATCGGTGTCATCAAGGGCGCCCCCCCCGCTTTGGTGTACAAGGGAAAACGGTATGACTTTTACGACGACGGCGCCCCCTTTGCCAACCTCCCTATTTTTCTTGTCGTCACCATCCTCTCCACAGGCGTTTTGCTTTTGATATACATTTTGACCTGGGCCTTGGTGCCGCAGCGGGTGGAAACGGTTCGCAACCAGTTGACGGGCGGTTTTTTGAAATCCTTTTTCATCGGCTTTCTCGGGGTTCTGGCCATCCTCCCCGTTTTCATTTTGCTTTTGGTGACCATCATCGGCATCCCCGTGGCCTTGATTGTGCTTCCGCTCGCGCTCATCCTCGCCACTTTTCTGGGGGACACGTCAATATGCCTCGCCGTCGGGGAACGGATTAAAAAAACGCTTAACTTCACGACGGAGTCCAAAATCTTTTTGATTGCCGCCGGCCTTTTGGTCCTGGAAATCCCCTTCATTCTTGGGGCCTTGCTTCTGATTATGGAAGGGGCGGCCGTGGGGATGGCCATCTTCCTGCTCATTTTTGGAGGCCTGCTCAATTTGGTTTTATGGATGGTCGGTTTCGGGGCCGTCATTTTGACCCGCTTCGGCGGCCGAACCAAACTCGCGGCCGCCGTGCCGCCCCCGCCGCCAGCGGCGCCGGTGTTTCCACAACCTTCCACCCCTCCCGCAGGAGCATAA
- a CDS encoding sigma-70 family RNA polymerase sigma factor, whose protein sequence is MPHEDDSALIKKALSGDQAAYQRLLARHKAGVFHIVFKMVRNREEADDLVQETFMKAFASLTSYREEFRFTTWLYRIAANAAIDSLRKQKIEAMSLDEPVETEEGTVGLEIADTAFNPEEDALKKEKGLSILDAIASLPPKYREVIELVHLKEKPYDEIAAILKVPVGTVKARIFRARELLKKKLKSLRSY, encoded by the coding sequence ATGCCGCACGAAGATGATTCCGCGCTGATTAAAAAGGCGCTTTCCGGCGACCAAGCCGCCTACCAGCGCCTTTTGGCCCGCCACAAAGCCGGCGTTTTTCACATCGTTTTCAAAATGGTGCGCAACCGGGAGGAGGCGGATGATTTGGTGCAGGAAACGTTTATGAAGGCCTTCGCCTCGCTGACCAGCTATCGGGAGGAGTTTCGCTTCACCACCTGGCTTTACCGCATCGCCGCCAACGCCGCCATCGATTCCTTGCGCAAGCAGAAAATCGAGGCGATGTCCTTGGACGAGCCGGTGGAAACTGAGGAGGGGACGGTGGGGCTGGAGATTGCCGACACCGCCTTCAACCCGGAGGAGGATGCCTTAAAGAAGGAAAAGGGGCTTTCCATTCTGGACGCCATTGCTTCCCTGCCCCCGAAGTACCGGGAGGTCATCGAGCTGGTGCACTTGAAGGAAAAACCGTACGACGAGATCGCCGCCATTTTGAAAGTTCCGGTCGGCACGGTGAAGGCGCGGATTTTCCGGGCGCGGGAACTGCTGAAAAAAAAACTGAAATCGCTGCGAAGTTATTGA
- a CDS encoding pyridoxal-phosphate dependent enzyme: MAMVENILQAIGRTPLVRLNKMVPEGAAELWAKAEFLNPGGSVKERMALHIIEKAEREGVLKPGGTIIENSSGNTGVGIAMVAALKGYKVTITISDKMSAEKVNLLKAFGAKVVICPANVPAESPLSYYETAKRLVRETPGAFFLNQYHNPENIEAHYRWTAPEIWEETGGKFDAFVAGIGTGGTLSGIGRFIKEKNPNIKIIAVDPVGSVFYTYFKTGKLPTPHAYKVEGVGEDMLVKAMDFSVVDDIIQVNDRECFFTARRLAREEGLFAGGSSGGAVFAALKVAEELGAGKRVITLLPDSGNRYLSKVFSDEWMRDNGFLEEEPRLGRVRDILAMRKHKVITAGTKDIVHKVIDKMKRYDISQLPVVENGKLVGMIREVDLLNYMVTGRHRISEPIEVIVEKNIETISPEASISALSEKFVAGQDTAVVVVDQGKIAGLVSKIDLIDYLAKKFKD; this comes from the coding sequence ATGGCGATGGTGGAAAACATCCTGCAGGCGATTGGCAGAACCCCCTTGGTGCGCTTGAACAAGATGGTGCCGGAGGGGGCCGCCGAACTCTGGGCCAAAGCGGAGTTTTTGAACCCCGGCGGCAGCGTCAAGGAACGGATGGCGTTGCACATCATCGAGAAAGCCGAACGGGAGGGGGTTCTGAAACCGGGCGGCACGATTATCGAAAACTCCTCCGGCAATACCGGTGTGGGGATTGCCATGGTCGCCGCGCTCAAGGGGTACAAGGTCACCATCACCATCTCCGACAAAATGTCCGCCGAAAAGGTGAATTTACTGAAGGCCTTTGGAGCAAAAGTTGTCATCTGCCCGGCCAATGTTCCGGCTGAATCCCCCCTTTCGTACTACGAAACCGCCAAGCGGCTGGTGCGCGAAACGCCGGGAGCTTTCTTTTTGAACCAATATCACAACCCCGAAAACATAGAAGCACACTACCGCTGGACCGCCCCGGAAATATGGGAAGAAACGGGGGGAAAGTTCGACGCCTTTGTGGCCGGCATCGGCACGGGGGGCACCCTCTCCGGCATCGGCCGGTTCATAAAGGAAAAAAATCCTAATATCAAAATCATTGCCGTGGACCCGGTCGGCTCGGTTTTTTACACCTACTTCAAAACCGGCAAACTTCCCACTCCTCACGCCTACAAAGTCGAGGGGGTTGGCGAGGATATGCTGGTTAAAGCAATGGATTTTTCGGTGGTGGATGACATCATCCAGGTAAACGACCGGGAATGTTTTTTCACCGCCCGGCGGCTGGCCCGGGAGGAAGGGCTTTTTGCCGGCGGCTCCTCCGGCGGGGCGGTCTTTGCGGCCTTGAAAGTGGCGGAGGAACTGGGGGCCGGCAAACGGGTGATTACCCTTCTCCCCGACTCCGGCAATCGCTATCTTTCCAAGGTTTTTTCCGACGAATGGATGCGCGACAACGGCTTTTTGGAAGAGGAGCCGCGGCTGGGAAGAGTCCGTGACATTCTGGCTATGCGCAAGCACAAAGTCATCACCGCCGGCACCAAGGATATCGTTCACAAAGTCATCGACAAAATGAAGCGTTACGACATTTCCCAACTGCCGGTGGTGGAGAACGGCAAACTGGTGGGAATGATTCGGGAAGTGGATTTGCTGAACTATATGGTCACCGGCCGCCATCGCATTTCCGAGCCGATTGAAGTCATCGTCGAAAAAAACATCGAAACGATAAGCCCCGAGGCCTCCATTTCCGCCCTGTCAGAGAAATTTGTGGCCGGGCAGGACACCGCCGTGGTGGTGGTGGATCAGGGGAAAATCGCAGGGCTGGTTTCCAAAATCGATTTGATCGACTACCTCGCCAAAAAGTTCAAGGATTAG